Proteins encoded within one genomic window of Rossellomorea vietnamensis:
- a CDS encoding ABC transporter permease: MKQLLINPMLNKEFKLRFRSFKAFIGMLCYLIAVGIVVIGFIYMQTRFSNTGYFRPEESRVMFMILSFLQLALVLFITPGLTGGVISGEREKQTLSMLLTTEQSSMSIILSKLVSSVSYLLLLVISSLPLYSFVFLFGGVSPSDLLTVFGYSLFLVFTFGSIGVFYSTVIRKTIVSMVTTYATVLFLVGGTLFLFMLSMAIGNGPYQNQTTPVPYLIAMFNPAIVIMGHFEPMAIDEIYSRSGITFPLWISFLMIYSIVAVISLSLSIMKLRPSMKVKSTNKG, from the coding sequence ATGAAACAATTACTCATCAATCCCATGTTGAATAAAGAATTCAAGCTTCGCTTCCGTTCATTTAAAGCGTTCATCGGAATGTTATGCTACCTGATTGCCGTAGGGATCGTGGTGATCGGCTTCATTTATATGCAAACCAGATTTTCCAATACGGGCTATTTTCGCCCGGAAGAGAGCAGGGTGATGTTTATGATTCTCTCATTCTTGCAGCTTGCTCTCGTATTATTCATCACCCCGGGTTTAACGGGAGGCGTCATCAGCGGTGAAAGAGAGAAACAGACGTTAAGCATGCTGCTGACGACAGAACAAAGCTCCATGAGCATCATTTTGAGCAAGCTTGTTTCATCCGTTTCGTATTTGTTATTACTTGTGATATCAAGCTTGCCTTTATACAGCTTTGTTTTCTTATTCGGAGGCGTATCTCCTTCTGATTTACTCACTGTGTTTGGATATAGTTTATTTCTCGTCTTTACATTTGGTTCGATCGGCGTGTTTTATTCAACGGTCATAAGGAAAACGATTGTGTCCATGGTAACGACCTATGCGACGGTTCTATTTCTGGTAGGGGGGACGTTGTTTCTCTTTATGCTTTCCATGGCAATCGGTAACGGCCCATATCAGAATCAGACCACTCCTGTTCCTTATCTCATCGCCATGTTCAATCCTGCCATTGTCATCATGGGGCATTTTGAACCGATGGCGATTGATGAAATTTATTCACGCAGCGGGATCACGTTTCCGTTGTGGATCTCATTCCTGATGATCTATTCAATAGTTGCAGTGATTTCCCTGTCTTTAAGCATTATGAAGCTGAGACCGAGCATGAAGGTGAAGAGCACAAATAAAGGGTGA
- a CDS encoding ABC transporter ATP-binding protein: MIEIHNLSKRYGSFLALDDLNLSIDKGTVFGFVGQNGAGKSTTFSILATLLAPTTGTATVNGFNISKEPKLVRRQIGYMPDFFGVYDQLKAEEYLDYYGASYKIPADQRKKLIPQLLELVNLTHKKDSYVDLLSRGMKQRLCLARCLIHDPEVLILDEPASGLDPRARIEMREILKELKKMGKTILISSHILPELAEMCDEIGVIDNGRLVAHGSVADIQFQLQADKLIVVKVRGLVESAVAFFEDDPFVSKIEVNEEDRTLQFLYKGDETGQTELLRKAILNDIPILSFKETETNLEDVFMEITKGVTLS, from the coding sequence CGTTATGGGTCATTTCTGGCACTTGACGACCTGAACTTATCCATTGATAAAGGGACCGTATTTGGGTTTGTCGGTCAGAACGGGGCAGGCAAGTCCACGACATTTTCCATACTGGCCACCCTTTTGGCTCCTACGACCGGAACGGCCACAGTGAATGGATTCAATATTAGTAAAGAGCCTAAATTGGTCCGGAGACAAATTGGTTATATGCCCGACTTCTTCGGTGTGTATGATCAATTGAAAGCGGAAGAGTATCTTGATTACTATGGTGCAAGCTATAAAATCCCGGCTGACCAGAGAAAAAAGCTCATCCCTCAGCTGTTGGAATTGGTGAATCTTACACATAAGAAAGATTCCTATGTGGACCTGTTATCAAGGGGGATGAAGCAGCGACTGTGTTTAGCCAGGTGCCTCATCCATGATCCGGAGGTTCTCATACTGGATGAACCGGCTTCGGGATTGGATCCGAGGGCAAGAATCGAGATGAGAGAAATATTGAAGGAATTGAAGAAAATGGGTAAAACAATCTTGATCTCGTCCCATATCCTTCCTGAGCTCGCAGAAATGTGTGATGAAATCGGGGTCATCGATAATGGAAGGCTTGTGGCCCACGGTTCTGTTGCGGATATCCAATTTCAACTTCAGGCAGATAAGTTGATCGTGGTGAAGGTGAGGGGATTAGTAGAAAGTGCCGTTGCATTTTTTGAAGATGATCCGTTTGTGTCGAAGATCGAAGTGAATGAAGAGGACAGAACTCTTCAATTTCTCTATAAAGGGGATGAGACCGGACAAACGGAATTACTCAGAAAAGCCATTCTGAATGATATTCCCATCCTGAGTTTCAAAGAAACAGAGACGAACCTCGAGGATGTCTTTATGGAAATCACCAAAGGAGTGACCCTTTCATGA
- a CDS encoding AAA family ATPase, producing MNIEEKEQQFKEASKKIEEVKAEVQRFIVGQGDIVEAVLWTILAGGHTLLEGLPGVGKTMLVRSLSDVMDLSFSRIQFTPDLMPTDITGTMVMKQARDDDHPFTFHEGPLFHHLVLADEINRSTPKTQSALLEAMAEHTVTVVGDTMTLEKPFFVLATQNPIDLEGTYPLPEAQVDRFMSKVLVSYPSKQELKQIIKRTTGTEEVFLEKKLSQRELLTIQALVKEIVVTDEMIDFAIDLIDATHPASEKTTGAIKQYVEYGSGPRGLQNVILMAKARALTQGRYHVSTGDIKRVAPLVLRHRIILNFEGEATNVHTDDLIRELIDFVQKGDHL from the coding sequence ATGAACATAGAAGAAAAGGAGCAACAGTTCAAGGAAGCATCAAAGAAGATAGAGGAAGTAAAAGCAGAGGTTCAGAGATTCATTGTCGGACAAGGGGATATTGTAGAAGCGGTGCTTTGGACCATCCTGGCGGGAGGACATACTCTCCTTGAAGGACTGCCGGGGGTAGGGAAAACCATGCTCGTAAGGTCTCTTTCCGATGTGATGGATCTCAGTTTCTCCCGCATACAATTCACCCCCGACCTGATGCCTACGGATATAACAGGCACAATGGTCATGAAACAAGCCCGTGATGATGACCATCCTTTTACCTTTCATGAAGGTCCATTGTTCCATCACCTGGTATTGGCCGATGAAATTAATCGTTCAACGCCCAAAACCCAAAGTGCCTTACTCGAGGCCATGGCCGAGCATACGGTGACCGTGGTCGGGGACACGATGACGTTAGAGAAGCCCTTTTTTGTCCTGGCAACTCAGAATCCCATCGACCTTGAAGGGACGTACCCTCTTCCCGAAGCACAGGTCGACCGTTTTATGAGTAAAGTACTCGTTTCCTATCCTTCTAAGCAAGAATTGAAACAAATCATCAAGAGAACAACGGGAACCGAGGAAGTCTTCCTTGAGAAAAAGCTAAGTCAACGGGAGCTCCTGACGATTCAGGCCCTTGTGAAAGAAATTGTCGTAACAGATGAAATGATTGACTTCGCCATCGACCTCATTGATGCCACGCACCCGGCCAGTGAAAAAACAACCGGAGCAATCAAACAATATGTCGAGTATGGGAGTGGACCCAGAGGGCTGCAGAACGTCATATTAATGGCAAAGGCCCGAGCGTTGACACAAGGCAGATACCATGTGTCAACAGGAGACATCAAAAGGGTGGCCCCTCTCGTTCTGAGACACCGGATCATCCTCAATTTCGAAGGGGAAGCCACGAATGTGCATACCGATGACCTTATACGTGAATTAATCGATTTTGTTCAAAAGGGTGATCATCTATGA